A stretch of Saccharothrix texasensis DNA encodes these proteins:
- a CDS encoding DUF2891 domain-containing protein produces MSDTRLDDSTAARLLSTAVENVQRDYPAHWSHVVAGDADLVPQRVLHPIFAGSFDWHSCVHQTWLAVRLLRVRPGVEGAAQARRVLESLITVGNAEVEAAFFDGPSGGFWERPYGWAWLLVLDAELRAWDPPLAAALRPLSAVLRDRYLAEVTGARLPVRTGTHGNTAFATGLVLDAARAVGDGELASACAEAALRWHREDVGYGGFEPDAADFLSPALTEADLMRRVLPADGFTAWFEAFLPHLDDSRWKVLREPVPVDDPGDPHGSHLVGLALSRAWQWRAVADALPPGHRYADLAHTAAEAHRETGLRLVSGHGYYAEHWLGTFAAYLDLGAFTGR; encoded by the coding sequence ATGTCGGACACCCGATTGGATGACAGCACGGCGGCCAGGCTGCTGTCGACCGCGGTGGAGAACGTCCAGCGGGACTACCCGGCGCACTGGTCGCACGTCGTCGCCGGCGACGCCGACCTGGTGCCGCAGCGCGTGCTGCACCCGATCTTCGCCGGGTCGTTCGACTGGCACTCGTGCGTGCATCAGACCTGGTTGGCGGTCCGGCTGCTGCGGGTGCGGCCCGGGGTCGAGGGCGCGGCGCAGGCCCGCCGGGTGCTGGAGTCGTTGATCACGGTCGGGAACGCGGAGGTCGAGGCGGCGTTCTTCGACGGGCCCTCCGGCGGGTTCTGGGAGCGGCCCTACGGGTGGGCGTGGCTGCTCGTGCTCGACGCCGAGCTCCGCGCCTGGGACCCGCCGCTGGCGGCGGCGCTGCGGCCGTTGAGCGCGGTGCTGCGTGACCGGTATCTCGCCGAGGTGACCGGCGCGCGGCTGCCCGTACGGACCGGCACGCACGGCAACACGGCGTTCGCGACCGGGCTCGTGCTGGACGCGGCGCGCGCGGTGGGCGACGGGGAGCTGGCCTCGGCGTGCGCGGAGGCGGCGTTGCGGTGGCACCGGGAGGACGTCGGGTACGGCGGGTTCGAACCGGACGCGGCGGACTTCCTCTCGCCCGCGCTGACCGAGGCGGACCTGATGCGGCGGGTGCTGCCGGCCGACGGGTTCACCGCGTGGTTCGAGGCGTTCCTCCCGCACCTGGACGACTCGCGCTGGAAGGTGCTGCGCGAACCCGTGCCGGTGGACGACCCGGGCGACCCGCACGGCTCGCACCTGGTCGGGCTGGCGCTGTCGCGGGCGTGGCAGTGGCGGGCCGTCGCCGACGCGCTGCCACCGGGGCACCGGTACGCCGACCTGGCCCACACCGCGGCCGAGGCGCACCGGGAGACCGGTCTGCGGCTGGTGTCCGGGCACGGCTACTACGCCGAGCACTGGCTGGGCACGTTCGCCGCCTACCTGGACCTCGGCGCGTTCACCGGTCGCTGA